A stretch of DNA from Arthrobacter jiangjiafuii:
TGTTCACCGCGGCAGCGCCGATGGCCAGGTTCTGTGGGCTGATCAACTTACCCATGACGCCGCCTCCGGTATTGGCGGCGACCATCAGCTTGGGATCGATCCCGGCCTGCGCCCCGGCGGTCTCCTGCAGCTTGGCGAAGAGCGCATTCGCTGACGTGTCGGACCCGGTCACCGCCGTGCCGATCCAGCCCAGCACGGGGGAGAGGAACGCGAAGAACGCGCCGGTTCCGGCAAGCCAGGTGCCGATCGACACGGTCTGCCCGGAGAAGTTCATGACATAGGCCAGGGCCAGCACCGCCAGGATGGTCAGTGCCGCCGAACGCAGGCGCACTGCGGTGCGGCCGATCTCGCGTACCGCGTTGCCGGGGCTCAGCGGATACCGGCCGCCGTCGTCGAACCGCGAATAGACCAGCGCCACGATCAGGCCGCTGATCAACAACAGCGTGCCCGGACTGATCAGCCATTCAAAGTCGTAAACGGTGGAGGACAGGCGCTCTCCGTTGGCGTCGAGCAGGGCGTCATGCAGGATCGGCCAGGGGATTTCGATGATGGTTTTTGCCAGGGTTTCCGGGATGTTGATGCCCCAGGTCCACAGATTCACGATGCCGAAGACAGCGATCACCAGCACATAGGGAAAGAGCGCCATCCAGGCCCGGCCGGGGGTCAGCCGGTCCGCGGCGGTGTCACCGGCAGCCGTGCCCACATCCGCTGACCCGGCCCCCGAGGGGCTCCAGCCCGACGCGCGGGCCTCGGCCAGTTCGCGGCTCATCCGGGCGCCGGCCTCCTGCCCGTTGCGTGGATGCCAGAGGCGCAGGAAGCCGACGGCGGCAGCCATCGCCAGGAGCGAGGCAATGATGTCGGTCAGTTCGTAGGAGAAGTAGTTCGAGCACAGGAACTGGGCCACGGAGAAGACGACGCCGGTGGCCACGGCTACCGGCCAGCAGTCGCGCAACCCGCGGGTTCCGTCGAGGATGAACAACAGGACCAGGGGAATGAAGACGGCCAGCAGCGGGGTCTGCCGGCCCACCACTGCGGCGATTTCCTCGCCTGTGTAGTCGGTGAGGTTCGCCGCCGTCGTAATGGGAATGGCGAGGGCGCCGAAGGCCACGGGTGCGGTGTTGGCGACCAGTACCGCGCTCGCAGCCCGCACCGGTGCGATCCCCAGGGCCAGGAGCATGGTCACGGTGATGGCCACCGGGGCGCCGAACCCGGCCAGCGCCTCAAGCAGCCCGCCGAAGCAGAAGGCCACCAGGATGGCCTGGACCCGCAGGTCGCCGCCGCCCACCGCGTCGAACACACGGCGCAGGTCCTCGAACCGGCCGCTGAGCACCGTGACCTGGTAAAGCCACACGGCCATGATGATGATCCAGACCACCGGGAACAAACCGAAGGCAGCCCCCTGCGTGGCGGAAAGCAGGGCCAGTCCGGCGGGCATCCCGAAGCCGAATACCGCGATCACCAGGGCGGACAGCAGGGCGAGGCCGCCGGCCACATAGGCCTTGGTCTTGGCGAAGGCCAGCAGCAGGAAGAACACCAGCAGCGGGACCAGCCCCAGAAGGGCGGACAGCGTGACGCTGCCGGCCACCGCGTCGGTGGCGGATGTGAAGCTTTCCATGGAAACCTCCGGACTGCGCCGGACGGCGCCAACGGCTATGGCGGCGGGGTTCGCCCGCCGTGGCTGCAGCCGCTGCCGGCTGGCCCTCCCCAAGGTTAAGACAGCTCAGCCTTGGGGAATCCGACTACGGGGGAAATACCTGCCAAGCACCGCGCGGGCTTGACGGCGAAGGTCCGGCAGGCGACGGCCGGCAGCGGGGAATGGCTGATCCGGCGCTATTCGGGGCTCGTGTACCAGCCGCGGGCCAGATAGATATCGCGGTAGGCGCCACGGTCCACGTCGAGATCCTCACGCCGCTCCAGCCCTGCGGCCCGGGCGGTTAACTGCGAGCCGACGTTGTCGATGGTGGTGTAGGCGACCACCGGCAGCCCGGGCAGCAGTTTCTCTGCCAGCCGGACCGCTTCGCGGGCACCCTCGGTGGCGTAGCCGCGCCCCCACGCTTCCGGGACGTACCGGTAGTACAGGTTCAGTGCCGGGCGGGACTGCACAAGCCGGTGCGAGAGCCCGGTAAAGCCAATCAGTGTGTGGGGATTCTCCTGCGTGGCAACCGCCCAGACACCGAAACCGTGCCGGTACCAGTGCAGGCCGATCTCGTGGAAGATCCGCGCCGAGGAGGCCCGGGTGACCATGGCCGGTGCCGGATGGTGCACGTTGGTCCGGGGGTCGGTGTGCAGGTCCAGGGCAGCCGTTTCATCGGCGCCCTCGGGCCGCCGCAGGATCAGCCGGTCGGTGTGGATCGGGGTCCAGTCGGCAACGAGCTGTGAGGACATGGACCTACCTTAAGGCACGGTTCGGGCAGGTGCAGCAACCCGGCGTGCGCGGCCCCCGGCGCGGTCCCGGGTCCGGCCGGTTTACGGCTTCCGGTCAGGGCTTTTCCGGATTCCCCTGGTCCGTGCCGGCGTCCGTGCCGGCGTCCGTGCCGGCGCCGGTGCGCTCGCGGTGATGCCGGACGTAACCGGCGGCAGCCACCGCCACGGAGATTGCCGCGGACAACGCCAGCCCCAGCCACAGCCCTACGTTCAAGGCCGCCGCGCCGGCGACGGCACCCAGCAGGATCAGCGCCACGGCAAGGGCGCGCCGCTGCCAGAAGCGGCTGTCCCCGCCGGCCAGCTTCGAGTCGGAGGCGAGTCCGGTAATGGTGGAGGTGACAACCACCGTGGTGATCTCAGCGACCTTCAGGCGCTTGGCCGTCGCGGCCTGGACGCCCATCACCGTGGCCATGTACGAGGTGGTGATGCTGCCCAGGGTTCCGTTGTCCTGCACATCTGCCACGGCCACGAAGACTGCCAGCACAGTCAGTGCGGCAGCGACGACAATCAGCGCAATGGAGGTGCGCCAGGACCAACCCTCCGGAGCCTTGCGCAGCATCCGCCCGGCCAGGGCGGCGCCGAGCATGAAGAAAACCAGTGCCAGGGCCGGCCGCAGGATCGGCAGTTCCGCGCCGCCGGCAAAGGCCATGCCCAGGAGAACGACGTTCCCGGTCATGTTGCCGGTGAACACCCGGTCCAGCCCGAGATAGCCGACGGCGTCTATAACCCCGGTGGAAAAGGTCAGCGCCAGCATCAGCCACAGGTGGACCCGGTCGGTGGGGACTGCATTCAATCGCTTCACGTGGGCGGACTTCCTCTGGTTGTGATCCCGGCAACTGTATCCGAAGCGCCCTGCACGCCACGGGAGGGCTGCAGGCGGCAGCCAGTCCCCGGGGAACGCAGGGCTACGCGGTGAGGCCGTCGAGCCTCACCGCGTAGCTGCTGCCGGGTTAGGCTTCGCCGGCCGCAGCAGGTCCGGCCGGGACCCGGCCTACCCGTCGGCGCTGCCACAGGGTCCAAGCCAGCCAGGTCCCCCAGACCACCAGCAGCACAATGGCGCCGGCCACGGCAGTGGAGACATCCAGCGGTCCGGTCCGGCCGGCCAGGACCAGGAAGCCCCACCAAGACACCGCGGCAACAGCCAGCAGGTTTACCAGTGGCACCAGCACCTCGGCCCCGGTGCGGGTCCGCACTGCCGTGACCACCACCTCCGCGGCCATCAACAACGCCACCGCCGTTACGGTGCCGGTGGCAAAGGCGACCACCTCGGGCGACACCGCCCGGTCAGCGAACCACAGGATCAGCAGCACCACCGCGGCGGCCAGTGCCAGTGCCTCTATGACGGCGGCGAGCAGGTTCATACCCCGCAACCGGCGTTCAGTATCCCGGCGTTTACCGGGGATGTAGCCCCAGGCCTCGCGGCGGAACCAGGCCGACGCGAGATTGGCAAAGAGCAGGGTGGAACCGGCGGCGAGGAAGGGTGCCACGAAGTTGTTGCTCAGCACCCAGACAAGGGCAGCGACGGCGGCAAAAACCTGCGGCGATCCGATAATCGCGAATACCCAGGAATTGATGAAAGGTCGCCGCGCCGCTTCCAGGTCCAGGGGATGAACCAGGAAATGCGTTGTGGAGTCGGGTAGGGCCACTTGTTCTTTGATCGATTTCACGGCTACCTCCAAGGGACCGTGTCCAGGTGCGGGCCGCGTAGGCCGCCCCGGGCAATCTCGTATATTTTCTGCCGGGACACGCCCAGCTCTTCTGCCACCGTGACGGCGCTGAATTCTTCCAGCAGGTCAGCGGCAGCCATGGACCGGATGCCGGACGCCCGGCGTCCCAACTGAGCCGCCAGGGCGCCGACCTCGGCAGCGAGCAGGGCTGCGGCCAGGGTGCCGCCAAAGGGATCGGCCCAGCCGGGGGCTGCGGCCTGTGCCGCTGCATAGAGCCGGTCACCGCCGTCCGCCAGAACGGCCTTCACCTGCTCCGCAGTGAGCCCGGCTGCCTCAAAACGCTCGGCAGCAGGTCCCCGTTCACTCGGCGGCCGGTGGGACAGTGCCCTGTCCCACGCGTCTGGGACGGGAGGCGCTGCACCGTTGTCACCCCTGGGTTGACTGTCCATGCATCGAGTCTGCGCGCGGCAGGCACGCTTGTCTACCCCCTGGTGACAAGTTTTCTCCCGGACATTCCGGATGAGGCGCGACAGTCGTTCCCAACGTCCAAACCCGCGCCTACCATTGCTAGCAAAGGGGGACCCATCAAACCGGAGCGAGGCACCGGCATGGCCAATATAACCACCAGACCCGTCACCAAGTTGGGAATTGTCGGCGCCGGAAGCGTGGGCACCTCCCTGGCCTACGCGGCCATTATCAGGGATGCCGCACGGGAGATCGCCATCTACGACATCGATGCCGTCAGGGCGGAGGCAGAGGGCCTGGACCTGGCGCACGGCACGCAGTTCACCGGGGCCAGTACGGTCACCGGTGGCGGCCGCATCGAGGCGCTGGCCGGATCCGATGTCATAGTGATTACCGCCGGCGCCCGCCAGAAGCCGGGACAGACCAGGCTGGAGCTGGCCGGGGTCAACGTGGATATTATCCAGAAGCTCATGGCGCAGCTCATGGAGCAGGCCCCGGACGCCGTCTACATCGTGGTCACCAACCCCTGCGACGTGCTGACGGTGGCGGCCCAGAAGGCGTCGGGCCTGCCATGGAACCGCATCTTCTGTTCCGGCACGGTGTTGGACACCTCCCGGCTGCGGCTCCTGCTGGCACGGGAAGCGCATGTCCTGATGACCAGCGTCCACGCCACCATCATCGGCGAGCACGGGGACTCGGAGTTCCCGGTCTGGTCCAATGCCAGCATTGGGCCGGTGCCGATCCGGGACTGGAAGATCAGCGGCCGGCAGGTCTTCACCCAGGACTACCTCGACGCCCTGACTGATGACGTCGTGAATGCGGCCTACCAGGTGATCGAGGGCAAGGGTGCCACCAACTACGCCATTGGCCTCGCCGGGGTCCGGATCGTGGAAGCCGTGCTCGAGGCGCAGAACGCCGTGCTGCCGGTATCGGCCATCATGCACGGCCAATACGGCATAAACGGAGTGGCGCTGTCGCTGCCCTCCATCGTGGGCATCAACGGCGTGTACGAGATGCTGCAGATGCCGCTGGACGAGGGCGAGACCAAGAAGCTGCAGGACTCCGCCGAGACCCTGCAGAACACCCTGGCCAAGCTCGGAGTGTAACGCGGTGGGGGTCTCGGCGGGCCGCCGCGGCGCTAGGCGGGGACGGCAACTTCCGGTGCGGCGCCGTCCTTGGAAATTCGCACGGCGTCGTCGAATTCGGCGTCGATCTCAGCGGAGCGCTTGTAGGTCAGCCGGCTGACCACCACGGTCAGCAGCAGGTTGATCAGGAAGCCCGGGATGATCTCGTAGACATCGCCCAGGATGCCCGGCATCTCGAAGGTGCCCCACAGGAAGGCAACGAGCGCGCCGGCGATCATACCGGCCAGCGCGCCGGCGGTGGTGAGGCGGCGCCAGTAGAGGGCCAGCAGGATGGTGGGGCCGAAGGCAGCACCGAACCCGGCCCACGCAAAGCCCACCAGGTCCAGGATCGAGGCGTTGCGGTCCAAGGCAATCAGGATCGAAATCACCGACACCACCAGCACGCCCATTCGGCCGAGCATCACCATGGACTTCGGGGAAGCGGTGCGCTTGAACGCGATCTTGTACAGGTCCTCCACCAGTGCCGAGGAGGTCACGATCAGCTGCGACGAGATGGTGCTCATAATCGCGGCCAGCACTGCTGCCAGCACAAACCCGGCGACCAGCGGGTGGAAGAAGATCTGCGACAGCTCCAGGAACACGGCCTCAGGATCGGAGAGCGTGAGGTTGTTCTGCTGGAAGTAGGCGGCGCCGATCAGCGCCGTCATGAGGGCGCCGATCACGGTCAGCAGCATCCAGCCCACGCCGATCCGGCGGCCGGCTTTGGCATCCTGCGGGGAGCGCAGGGCCATGAAACGCACAATGATGTGCGGCTGGCCGAAGTAGCCGAGGCCCCAGGCCAGGGCTGAAATGATGCCGACGACGGTGCCGCCGGCAATCGGATCCAGCATGTCGGGATTGATCTCCCGCAGCGAGTCGGTCATGCCGGCGAAGCCGCCGACCTGGGTCAGGCCGACCACCGGAACGAGCACCAGTGCGGCCAGCATCATCAGGCCCTGGACGACGTCGGTGTAGCTGGCGGCGAGGAAGCCGCCGAAGAGGGTGTAGGCAATGGTTACGCCGGCCACGATCAGCATGCCCAGCAGGTAGGAGGACCCGAAGGAGCTCTCAAAGAAGACGCCGCCGGCAACCATGCCCGAGGAAACATAGAACGTGAAGAAGACCAGGATG
This window harbors:
- a CDS encoding L-lactate permease, with translation MESFTSATDAVAGSVTLSALLGLVPLLVFFLLLAFAKTKAYVAGGLALLSALVIAVFGFGMPAGLALLSATQGAAFGLFPVVWIIIMAVWLYQVTVLSGRFEDLRRVFDAVGGGDLRVQAILVAFCFGGLLEALAGFGAPVAITVTMLLALGIAPVRAASAVLVANTAPVAFGALAIPITTAANLTDYTGEEIAAVVGRQTPLLAVFIPLVLLFILDGTRGLRDCWPVAVATGVVFSVAQFLCSNYFSYELTDIIASLLAMAAAVGFLRLWHPRNGQEAGARMSRELAEARASGWSPSGAGSADVGTAAGDTAADRLTPGRAWMALFPYVLVIAVFGIVNLWTWGINIPETLAKTIIEIPWPILHDALLDANGERLSSTVYDFEWLISPGTLLLISGLIVALVYSRFDDGGRYPLSPGNAVREIGRTAVRLRSAALTILAVLALAYVMNFSGQTVSIGTWLAGTGAFFAFLSPVLGWIGTAVTGSDTSANALFAKLQETAGAQAGIDPKLMVAANTGGGVMGKLISPQNLAIGAAAVNMSGQESVLLRKVVGWSVGLLLALCVIVFLQSTPVLGWMLP
- a CDS encoding GNAT family N-acetyltransferase is translated as MSSQLVADWTPIHTDRLILRRPEGADETAALDLHTDPRTNVHHPAPAMVTRASSARIFHEIGLHWYRHGFGVWAVATQENPHTLIGFTGLSHRLVQSRPALNLYYRYVPEAWGRGYATEGAREAVRLAEKLLPGLPVVAYTTIDNVGSQLTARAAGLERREDLDVDRGAYRDIYLARGWYTSPE
- a CDS encoding YoaK family protein encodes the protein MKRLNAVPTDRVHLWLMLALTFSTGVIDAVGYLGLDRVFTGNMTGNVVLLGMAFAGGAELPILRPALALVFFMLGAALAGRMLRKAPEGWSWRTSIALIVVAAALTVLAVFVAVADVQDNGTLGSITTSYMATVMGVQAATAKRLKVAEITTVVVTSTITGLASDSKLAGGDSRFWQRRALAVALILLGAVAGAAALNVGLWLGLALSAAISVAVAAAGYVRHHRERTGAGTDAGTDAGTDQGNPEKP
- a CDS encoding L-lactate dehydrogenase codes for the protein MANITTRPVTKLGIVGAGSVGTSLAYAAIIRDAAREIAIYDIDAVRAEAEGLDLAHGTQFTGASTVTGGGRIEALAGSDVIVITAGARQKPGQTRLELAGVNVDIIQKLMAQLMEQAPDAVYIVVTNPCDVLTVAAQKASGLPWNRIFCSGTVLDTSRLRLLLAREAHVLMTSVHATIIGEHGDSEFPVWSNASIGPVPIRDWKISGRQVFTQDYLDALTDDVVNAAYQVIEGKGATNYAIGLAGVRIVEAVLEAQNAVLPVSAIMHGQYGINGVALSLPSIVGINGVYEMLQMPLDEGETKKLQDSAETLQNTLAKLGV
- the putP gene encoding sodium/proline symporter PutP, encoding MTDQTYKLIAMAIYMLAMLAIGWWAYRRTTNLDDYMLAGRDLKPGVAALSAGASDMSGWLLMGLPGAIYVSGLVEGWIAVGLTAGAWLNWKFVAPRLRSYTLVSNNSITVPSFLENRLKDTSRVLRVVSGLIILVFFTFYVSSGMVAGGVFFESSFGSSYLLGMLIVAGVTIAYTLFGGFLAASYTDVVQGLMMLAALVLVPVVGLTQVGGFAGMTDSLREINPDMLDPIAGGTVVGIISALAWGLGYFGQPHIIVRFMALRSPQDAKAGRRIGVGWMLLTVIGALMTALIGAAYFQQNNLTLSDPEAVFLELSQIFFHPLVAGFVLAAVLAAIMSTISSQLIVTSSALVEDLYKIAFKRTASPKSMVMLGRMGVLVVSVISILIALDRNASILDLVGFAWAGFGAAFGPTILLALYWRRLTTAGALAGMIAGALVAFLWGTFEMPGILGDVYEIIPGFLINLLLTVVVSRLTYKRSAEIDAEFDDAVRISKDGAAPEVAVPA